Genomic window ([Empedobacter] haloabium):
CCAAATGCGAGGACGTCGCCAAGCTGCTGGGCATCGAGCTGTCGAAGACGCTGAAGACCATCGCGCTGACGGCCGAACAGGAACAGGACGGCAAGGTCACCAAGCAGTACTTCATGCTGCTGCTGCGCGGCGACCATGAACTGAACGAGATCAAGGCGGCCAAGGTGCCCGGCCTGACCGGCGCCTACCGCTTCTCGACGGAAGAAGAGATCCTCGAAGTGTACGGCTGCAAGCCGGGCTACCTGGGGCCGATCGGCACCAAGGCGCCTGTCACCGTGGTGGCCGACCGCGCGGTCGCCAACATGTCGGACTTCGTCACCGGCGCCAACGAAGTGGACTTCCACTACACGGGTGCGAACTGGGGCCGCGACATGGCCGAACCGCACATCACGGCCGACCTGCGCAATGTCGTCGAAGGCGACCCTTCGCCGGACGGCAAGGGCGTGCTGGCGATCGAGCGCGGCATCGAGGTGGGGCACGTGTTCCAGCTGGGGACCGCCTACTCGGAAGCGATGAAGGCCACCTACCTGGACGAGAACGGCAAGCCGGCGCCGCTGCAGATGGGCTGCTACGGCATCGGCGTGACGCGCATCCTGGGCGCCGCCATCGAACAGAACTTCGACGACAAGGGCATCATCTGGCCGACGGCGATCGCGCCGTTCGAGCTGGTGCTGTGCCCGATGGGCCTGGACCGCAGCGAACTGGTGAAGGAAGAGACCGAGAAGCTGTACGCCGCCGCCCAGGCGGCCGGCATCGACGTCATCGTCGATGACCGCGGCCTGCGTCCGGGCGCGATGTTCGCGGACTGGGAACTGATCGGCGTGCCGCACCGTGTGGTGATCGGCGAGCGTGGCCTGAAGGAAGGTCAGCTGGAATACCAGGGCCGCCGCGACACCGAGGCGACCAACGTGCCGCTGGCCGACATCGTCGAGTTCATCAAGGGCAAAGTGCGGCAGTGAGCACGGCGCACCACCACGCGGCAGGCGGGCGCGAACGGCGCCGCTGGTGGGCGCGCCCGCTGCGCTGGTGGCATACGCTGGCCTTCGCCACCGGCGTGCTGTGCGCGCCGTTCGGCTTTGCCGGCAACCAGAAGGAGGAAGCGCTGGCCGACTCGATCCGGCTGGCGCTGTCGAACGCGATCCTGGACGCACGTCCACCGAAGCCCACGTTCACCAATCCGGCCGACCGCCAGCGCTACGAACAGTGGCTGGCGCAGATGTCGGAGCGGCTGCGCCGCAAGCTGCCGGACGAGCAGCATCGCATCGAGTTCCTGGAGACGGCGTGGTACGAAGCGCGCCGCGCGGGCCTCGATCCGGGCCTGGTACTGGGCCTGATCCAGGTCGAATCGGCGTATCGCAAGTACGCCGTGTCGATCGTCGGCGCGCGCGGCTACATGCAGGTGATGCCGTTCTGGACCAACGTCATCGGCGACAGCGACCGGCGCAAGCTGTTCAACATGCAGACCAACC
Coding sequences:
- a CDS encoding proline--tRNA ligase — its product is MRASRFFISTLKEAPSDAEIVSHKLMMRAGMIKRLGSGIYTYMPMGLKVIRKVEAIVREEMNRAGAVELLMPLVQPAELWQETGRWDKMGPELMRVKDRHGREFAIQPTSEEVITDVVRSEIKSYRQLPLNFYHIQTKFRDERRPRFGLMRGREFTMKDAYSFDRDLEGMQKSYQIMFDAYTKIFTRFGLKFRAVAADNGAIGGTGSHEFHVIASTGEDALVYCPTSDYAANMEAAEALATGTRAAPTAALTKTATPKAAKCEDVAKLLGIELSKTLKTIALTAEQEQDGKVTKQYFMLLLRGDHELNEIKAAKVPGLTGAYRFSTEEEILEVYGCKPGYLGPIGTKAPVTVVADRAVANMSDFVTGANEVDFHYTGANWGRDMAEPHITADLRNVVEGDPSPDGKGVLAIERGIEVGHVFQLGTAYSEAMKATYLDENGKPAPLQMGCYGIGVTRILGAAIEQNFDDKGIIWPTAIAPFELVLCPMGLDRSELVKEETEKLYAAAQAAGIDVIVDDRGLRPGAMFADWELIGVPHRVVIGERGLKEGQLEYQGRRDTEATNVPLADIVEFIKGKVRQ
- a CDS encoding lytic transglycosylase domain-containing protein, which encodes MRWWHTLAFATGVLCAPFGFAGNQKEEALADSIRLALSNAILDARPPKPTFTNPADRQRYEQWLAQMSERLRRKLPDEQHRIEFLETAWYEARRAGLDPGLVLGLIQVESAYRKYAVSIVGARGYMQVMPFWTNVIGDSDRRKLFNMQTNLRYGCAILRMYIDMERGDLYLALGRYNGSRGRPEYPNAVLKAWNNWK